One bacterium DNA segment encodes these proteins:
- a CDS encoding metalloregulator ArsR/SmtB family transcription factor: protein MQFDCGCFFKAVSDPTRIKIMKLLCGKEMCVSEICTHFKMKQPSISHHLNILKQAKIVTDRKEGKEVYYSLNKCCISSCCQDFMGLFKNEDGK from the coding sequence ATGCAGTTTGATTGCGGATGTTTTTTTAAGGCGGTATCGGACCCGACGAGAATAAAGATAATGAAGCTCTTGTGCGGGAAGGAGATGTGTGTTTCGGAGATATGCACTCATTTCAAAATGAAACAGCCGTCAATATCGCACCATCTGAATATTTTAAAACAGGCAAAGATTGTTACAGACAGAAAAGAGGGTAAAGAAGTGTATTATTCATTAAATAAATGCTGTATCTCGTCGTGCTGCCAGGATTTTATGGGTTTGTTTAAAAATGAAGATGGTAAATAG